Proteins encoded in a region of the Podarcis muralis chromosome 4, rPodMur119.hap1.1, whole genome shotgun sequence genome:
- the MSANTD4 gene encoding myb/SANT-like DNA-binding domain-containing protein 4 isoform X2: MKQLKRKRKSNFSVQETQTLLKEIRKRREVLFSKQLNTTINEMKRKAWEEIAECVNAVGEGEQRTGTEVKRRYLDWRALMKRKRLNTNIKLVGAGFHLPSSDLDDSLNEDIDEKIGFPIEAGFEWQNITDFREAGGSLTEIKVEEEEEDPQSFEFPIEEEEEILSSVLPDSKKESDLPDFTHIEEFGNLSSAQARLAYEDSHLLISLEKQKLELEKQRLDIEAERLQVEKERLQIEKERLRHIDLEHERLQLEKERLQIEREKLRLAALHAEKPVLENDPSQSEKPALQPLDLETEKLKIEKERLQLEKERLQFLKFESEKLQIEKERLQVEKERLRIQREGHLQ, translated from the exons ATGAAACagctaaaaaggaaaaggaaaagcaattTTAGTGTTCAGGAAACTCAAACGCTACTTAAAGAAATCCGAAAAAGGAGagaagtgcttttttctaaacaaTTAAATACAACCATTAATGAGATGAAGCGGAAGGCTTGGGAGGAAATAGCAGAATGTGTTAATGCTGTTGGTGAAGGAGAGCAAAGGACAGGGACAGAAGTCAAAAGGCGATACCTCGATTGGAGGGCCCTTATGAAACGGAAGCGACTTAATACCAACATAAAGCTTGTGGGTGCTGGCTTTCACCTTCCATCATCTGATTTGGATGATTCTCTCAACGAAGATATTGATGAGAAAATTGGGTTTCCAATTGAAGCTGGTTTTGAATGGCAGAATATtacagacttcagagaagcagGTGGATCATTAACAGAAATAaaagtggaagaagaggaggaggatccaCAGAGTTTTGAA TTTCCtattgaggaagaagaggagattcTGTCCTCAGTGTTGCCAGATTCTAAAAAGGAAAGTGACCTTCCTGATTTCACTCACATCGAAGAGTTTGGAAATCTAAGCTCTGCTCAAGCTAGGCTGGCCTATGAAGATTCTCATCTGCTGATTAGCCTTGAAAAACAGAAGCTGGAGTTAGAGAAACAGCGACTGGATATCGAAGCAGAACGCCTGCAAGTGGAGAAGGAGCGCCTGCAGATCGAAAAAGAGCGGTTACGACACATTGACCTGGAGCATGAGAGGCTTCAACTGGAAAAGGAGAGATTACAAATAGAGCGAGAGAAACTGAGGCTTGCGGCTTTGCATGCTGAGAAACCTGTGCTGGAAAATGACCCCAGCCAGTCAGAAAAACCTGCCTTGCAACCTCTGGATCTAGAAACTGAAAAACTAAAAATTGAAAAGGAGCGCTTACAGCTCGAGAAGGAGAGGCTGCAGTTCTTGAAGTTTGAATCAGAGAAATTGCAAATCGAAAAAGAACGTTTGCAAGTGGAGAAGGAGCGCCTTCGAATTCAGAGGGAAGGGCACCTGCAATGA
- the MSANTD4 gene encoding myb/SANT-like DNA-binding domain-containing protein 4 isoform X1, which produces MKQLKRKRKSNFSVQETQTLLKEIRKRREVLFSKQLNTTINEMKRKAWEEIAECVNAVGEGEQRTGTEVKRRYLDWRALMKRKRLNTNIKLVGAGFHLPSSDLDDSLNEDIDEKIGFPIEAGFEWQNITDFREAGGSLTEIKVEEEEEDPQSFEVSSSCMFPIEEEEEILSSVLPDSKKESDLPDFTHIEEFGNLSSAQARLAYEDSHLLISLEKQKLELEKQRLDIEAERLQVEKERLQIEKERLRHIDLEHERLQLEKERLQIEREKLRLAALHAEKPVLENDPSQSEKPALQPLDLETEKLKIEKERLQLEKERLQFLKFESEKLQIEKERLQVEKERLRIQREGHLQ; this is translated from the exons ATGAAACagctaaaaaggaaaaggaaaagcaattTTAGTGTTCAGGAAACTCAAACGCTACTTAAAGAAATCCGAAAAAGGAGagaagtgcttttttctaaacaaTTAAATACAACCATTAATGAGATGAAGCGGAAGGCTTGGGAGGAAATAGCAGAATGTGTTAATGCTGTTGGTGAAGGAGAGCAAAGGACAGGGACAGAAGTCAAAAGGCGATACCTCGATTGGAGGGCCCTTATGAAACGGAAGCGACTTAATACCAACATAAAGCTTGTGGGTGCTGGCTTTCACCTTCCATCATCTGATTTGGATGATTCTCTCAACGAAGATATTGATGAGAAAATTGGGTTTCCAATTGAAGCTGGTTTTGAATGGCAGAATATtacagacttcagagaagcagGTGGATCATTAACAGAAATAaaagtggaagaagaggaggaggatccaCAGAGTTTTGAAGTAAGTAGTTCCTGCATG TTTCCtattgaggaagaagaggagattcTGTCCTCAGTGTTGCCAGATTCTAAAAAGGAAAGTGACCTTCCTGATTTCACTCACATCGAAGAGTTTGGAAATCTAAGCTCTGCTCAAGCTAGGCTGGCCTATGAAGATTCTCATCTGCTGATTAGCCTTGAAAAACAGAAGCTGGAGTTAGAGAAACAGCGACTGGATATCGAAGCAGAACGCCTGCAAGTGGAGAAGGAGCGCCTGCAGATCGAAAAAGAGCGGTTACGACACATTGACCTGGAGCATGAGAGGCTTCAACTGGAAAAGGAGAGATTACAAATAGAGCGAGAGAAACTGAGGCTTGCGGCTTTGCATGCTGAGAAACCTGTGCTGGAAAATGACCCCAGCCAGTCAGAAAAACCTGCCTTGCAACCTCTGGATCTAGAAACTGAAAAACTAAAAATTGAAAAGGAGCGCTTACAGCTCGAGAAGGAGAGGCTGCAGTTCTTGAAGTTTGAATCAGAGAAATTGCAAATCGAAAAAGAACGTTTGCAAGTGGAGAAGGAGCGCCTTCGAATTCAGAGGGAAGGGCACCTGCAATGA